TGCTATTCAATATAACAGCCCTGCCTTAAATTCTACCTGCACAAAGTTTattatgttcagtttttattggcATTGTTGGAAATGTGCTAACTCAATCATGTTCGGTATTGACGTCACAGTTACGGGTGGTGCTGTACTGGACTACATTAAAATGCAAGTTTTTATCCTCCCTTTTTATATATGGGGAGGGGGGGCAAACACCTGAATATAATGCAGTCCATTACAGCACCATCACCTCAATGATGGTGTCGACTAAAACCTAACATTAATGGCATCGTGAAGCCAGAACAGTTGGATCGGATCAGTGGTTCACAAAGTGAGGTAAGGGGATCCCCGGGGGGTCATTGAGGAGGGTTGGGATGTCCCCTGCcaaaaaaaggggaatcatttatttccaCTAAAATAACATCAACTAGTAACACAATGCTAGAATATATGACTGTTTTAACATGGGTTTCACACATtatatgtaataaaacatctaaattcATATCAAACGGTGACCCAGGGAGAAAAGCTAATCAAATgtctcatttgtgtgtgtttagaggcCCTTGAGGTTAGGAAAGTTTGATAACCACTGCATTATTAGATTGTACAGGTGTACCCAGTAAAGCTGTagatattttttgcagtgtatttTCCACAAAGAGACATTCTTGGCGAAGAcgcttaaaaaaaatgtaggagCAGTGATTTATGTATCCATCACAGTCATCGTGAAAGAATAACCCGTGTGTATAAAGTGGCTATTATCAAGCAAAACTGCAGACTATTAAAAAGCAGGAGCTGAAAGGGCAACAATGATAGTCAAAGCTCCTGTTGGCTTCCCAGTTTCCCGACCCCTCGATAAATGCTGCAGTGCACCGCCGCCATCTTACTTCTCTATTCTCTCCCCATCTGACTGAAATATGTGgcagtgttgctgctgctgctggctctcCCATATACTCTATTTTCACGGTTTCATTTTGGTTTGTAGAAAAAGCAATCTGGCGTCGAGTCATCATCGTTGACAGAACacgaaaaaaaaaccttgtagTGTTTATTTTCATCCCCAAACACGCCCactcccttaaaaaaaaaaaacaacccctcGGGATATGAAAACTGAgacttttcatttattcactgtAATGATTTTAACAAGAGTCAATTAGTCCTAACTAATGGCGTTTTATAGCTAGAGCCATCCACGCAGTCTCATACAGGGTCAATCATTTGGTTATAAACCTATAACttgtataacattttatattagcggagaaaaggggaaaaaaaggcaagtTACTCCCCAATTttacacaaagaaaagagacatATTATGGGTGCAGCTTTACATCTTTTAGGTGTCGGATATTCTCTCTATTGTCACACACTCAATAAATCAGTTACCACAGGCTGAGGGGGGAGACTTTGCCAGAGAGAATACATCAATTAAAAAACGCCTATTTGTCTATATCCTATGCTTTTCGGAGAGATTAGACAAAAATGAAGCCTTCATTGCGAATACAACTAAACCCGTGCTTGTTACATTATGTTATATTACACGGTTAGTTTGCCCATGGTTTAGAAAAATCGCGTTTTCCCAATCAGTGTCAGGCTACCCAGACTATACATGGATACTTCCGGTTACAACCTTCAACGTAAACGCATAGGCAAACGAGCTGCTATGTCTTGGATCATTATCTACACTCTACAAAGATTAGACATAATAAATTCAAACAAAGGGcatttatttaatcaatatAACATTTTCCTATCACGTTTATGGAGCTACAAGACGTTTCCAAATACAATTTTAAGCGTCAATTCTGAAAGGGAAACCGCTCCGCTTCCGCTCTTGCCGTAGCTAACACGAGCTAGCTTGACGCAGATGACAGCAACAATATGGTGGAAAATACTACAAATTCTCGCACAAGGGAAAAAAAACGGGTTTTTTTCTTACCTCGGCGGCCAGAGCCGACGCCACTACAGCTAGCAGCAGTAAAGCTACTCGGTCCCCCATGTCGCTGCGCTGACACTACGGTCCTAAAGGCAGCGTTTCACCGGCTGGTTCGACGTTTGTGTCGGCTGAGAAAGCTGAGTGCGTTCGGCGCCGGTGACTCCCGTTGTCTGATGGTGAGCGAGACCGAGGCTGCACAGCTGCTCAGCGCCAGATCACCTGACCACGGCGGAGTgggattaacacacacacacacgcacacacgcagccctgtttccatcacttcagaggacattacattggtttacattcatttccttctaaccttaaccacaacCACTATTTGGTTTACCATAACCCTTAActtaaccttaatataaccctacaCTAACCTGACCTTTTAACCAAGTCTTTATCCCAAAATTATTACATTAAGGGGACTTTTTTTGTCTCTAAAAGGACATGATAATATGACTGTAATGTCTGATTTGTCCCCTTAAAATGATGAATActtgaaccacacacacacaaatatcataccatggtcacttttggggacatcaCATAGATTTAGGCTACATTAATATCCTGGGGACTTACCCCTCCactaactttaaccactgacctaaaaaaaaaatcagctttttcctaATTGGGGAAACAGCTTTTGTCCCGAATTGGACAAACTCTCCCCAATTAACTGGCcttaagtctgaaatttgtcccccaGCAGTAGCCTATaataaaccacacaaacacaattgtatttccatcatttcagaggacattacattaatttcctaGGCACCTATCCTAACTTTAACCATAACCAACACATGCCTAATGTTAACGTAAGCATACATTTAACATAACCCCTACTTTAAACCCAATTTTCAccctaaaattaatgatttacattaaggAGACTTTCTTTTGTCCCCATAAAGGAGGTGCgtccccacaacatgactgTAAATAGATCTACATGTGATAtacctgcacgcacacacacacacacacacacacaatctataTGTACAAAACATAACTCGCATACGTTGTTGGTCattcatgtaaataaaatagACTATACATTTAAGTTCatacttctttaaaaaaaagtcactttttaaTCACGTCTTTAATTTACAACACAGTCACTGAAAGAGCAAAGAGAAAGCACTTATGATCATTTATCTGACAGATTACTAATGGTTATATCCCTTCCATCATTCACAGTCATCCATCGCATGAATCAGTAACAGCACAGTAAGGTCATTTCacttttgcttaaaaaaaaacgtatagCCTGCTGCTGCAGTTCACATAATGGATGCTTCACAATTGTGATTCAAGattaacatttttcactttcaaaGGGAATCCACTTAACTGAACGTAATGTGACCCAAGTTCAGTTTTCACCCTCACATTGTTTCAAGTAAGGCAATAAAAGCCAGCTCATTACCAACAACCCAGTCTTTTCAAGTTGCCCATACCATTAAGGTCAGTATTATTATGCATTATGTTCAAGTCTTTGGGTCTACACATGACAGGTCCAGACCTGACTTGTTTAAAACAGCTTTCATCCTCGACTTCCACCTCCGTCACATCAAATAAGTCaagttacttaaaaaaaaagaaaatggagggaaaaaggCAACTTTCCATAAAAAGCAGAGTCTACATTGTATCCTGGAAAGACTTTCCTCCTCCTCAAGTGAATTGAGGTTCCCCACCGTGCTGACAAAAGTGGTCTTCACCTTTATCAAAGCCGCATGGCGCCTTTGATGTGCACAGCCGGGGACGGATAAAGATATTGGTTATTAGCAGGAAAAAAGTACCAGCTGCAGGCCTGTTAAGTCTATCCAAACGTGGACATGTTGGGGAGTTCTTCCGTGTCCCGACTCACATCttgttaaaatattatttcctcATCACTTTGTCCAGACTACCAAGCAGCATAAATGCAGTTAAATGTACATCTTGCAAGAGTATAGCAGGAAAATTCTGGCCTGCTGAACAATATTGCACTGGGCCATCccctatcttttttttccctttccttttaaaatttttttttaaatatggacATTTTTGTGGGCCTCTAAAAGCCTCAGTCTTTAACCCCAATAGCTGCAGCACTGCTCTATAGGCCTGAGGTGTGTGTACAGCCATCTCCAGGTCTGGAAAATCAGGCCATGACGCCGTCCTTTAAGCCGGCCAAAGGATGATCTTTGCAGCACAGATTCATTTGCGTGTGCAGCCGGGgtaaggaggagggggggagtaGCTGGCTGGCCGAGGCTGAGTCGGCGTGTAAGGCGGGGGGTGCAGGGCAGGAGGGTACATCTCGTAGTCGTAGGTGTACGGAGGCGGAGGACCTGGAGtacaaaagagaaataaagcaacACAAGTTCACCAGATtggtaaaaaaacccaacatataTTTCTTATATAATAATGACACACTTgacatgtttttgtgcatgtttaagGTGAATGATGTCATCTTAAACTCAAGACACCTGCCCCCATTTTACAATGAGTTTGATGGGACAGTTCCGCCCTCTAGTGGCTGAATTGAGAGCTACACACTCTAGAGAAAAGGGACTTCGACTGACAACTGAAGAAGGTCAAAAAAGTAGTTTTGTTGACCACAATGCAAGGGCCTCACCAGGGGGGACTTACATTATTCACTGAaacatcaaagcagcagagataaaagaaaagatgaatggAGTTAGTCAAGCCCCCGCTCCAAACCAAAGGGTTGCATCAGCACAACCGCACATTTATTACACTATTATCTTTATAGCACACAGTGTAATAAGAGTGTCCTCGTAGGAGATTGAGTTTAAAAATGCCAAGTTATGATCCGAATCTGTTTTGAAGCTCAGACAAGAGGTTTTGCAAGATGAGAAAAATGTGACTTCAATAATTTATATCTCTCATGCACTGTTAATTAAATACAACTGGTGAATAATGTAAACGCCAATCACCAAGTAAATTATaaatcacacattcatatacagtaAGTCTTCTTTGTggcagggaaaaaaaggatctTACGCCCAAGAGtgtaaaaatatagaaaataattcaTATCACTGCAGCTACATACATATCCACTCATATTGCTTcgctttgtgtgtttgagtgtcatATTTATGAAATATGATCATGAGCTGCAGGGTAGAGCGAAGAGTGCCGGTCCAGTGTAGCATGAAGGCGATAcactgaggagaatgaagcgagataaataaatgatgagccccagtaaaaaaaaaaagaaagaaaaaaaaaaaagatttgtagaGTTGGAGAGTGTCACAGTGTACAGGCTCTAATATGAAGACAATGTACCTGCAAGTACAATGTGGACACATTCTTCATTTGTCCAGGAACAGAGTGTAACAGGTAAAAAATGCCTAAGTAGGGAAATGAGGCATATTTATGAGAGTTTCTAAGGGCAGTTATTATCTGAACAGAGCTCCTGGTTAACCAGAGATGGTGTGAATCCTTCACATTCTGAAAAGCAAACAATCTCTCTTTGTGTTACTTCTCAGAAATGGTGCTCAAGGCCAAGGCGGTTCCTGTAACATACTGTATTACACCAGTCAATTTTTCTTACACCTGCGCCCTCTTTTCACTTCTTGTTGCCTGAGGAGGGGAGATGAGGTTTCACTTTGGCAGCATGTGTGTAATATGCAAAAAAGTAGTCAATTATGTAAccgataaatacattttaaaaagtcacgCTCTGAACAGTTCAGAATtggaattaattatttattaagtttatttattgagtttttttggCTAGAGTATcctttaaagtgtgtgtgtaagaagtTGCTACCACTTCCTAATGATAAATACTTCAtgaaaaaaggtttaaaagttACGACTTGAACTTGAGTGAtgttaataaatgataaatgaatgcTACATACATCTGTAATATGCAGTTTTGGAGTTTGATTCCTTTGTACGTATGCGTGTCTGTAGACCTACCTGGGTAACCCTGGGTCACAGTGTTGATGTACGAGGTGCTGAACACGCCGACCCGAGCGCCCCGACCGTTCttcatgcacatacacacgcacaggAACAAGGCTGCCACCGCCCCCATCAGAAACACCACCCCGAAGACGATTCCGGAGATGGCAGTGcccctgaaacacaaacatatactaTGAGCCATCCATTCAAGTGTGAGAGGTGGCAGCTGGTTAGTGACTAATACTTCTGAATTGCTGCCATGGACATGGACAGCAGCATCTTATGTAAATCAGCTGTGcgatgtgtatgtgtatgtgcgtgtgacTGTGTGACATTGGTGTTTGTGGTGTGTTCACTGCAGGGGAGTCTGTGAATCGGAGctataaaatagaaaatcacTCATTAGCAGGTTTGTTACGTCTTCATAGTCAGCATTCGTCAGCATGTAACGTTCAGCCCCGTTTGTGTTAAAGAGCAGAAATTTCTATGTGTCATTCAAGATTTTATattgagaataataataatacaaatgtgCAATTTTGTAACAAGAgagaacacaaaacaaacaaggctCTATCTTCTTAAAAAGGAAACGGGACTGTGAGAACTAGGTGAAAGTGTTAACACAGTTGTGCTGAATCAATAAagcagaggtcaaaggtcagatcCTCTGAAGACTCTTCTGGCACCTTAAAAGACAGCTGGTGTGCAcataaagctgttttctttcatttcaatcTCAAGGCGAGGTTAGGCTGAAAAAGAAGTGGTATATTTGAAGGAGGAATTGTTAAGAGATGCTCCAATCTGCCACACTCAAGGGTGGAGTAAAAAAGCAGCTGTCATACAGATGGGGGAGATGAGATcttgtttaaaaatatttttactcTGTATGATAACTTACGAGAGGACGTCCCCAACGTAAGCGTAGTAGGAGCAACAGAAGGGTGGTGATCCATCGCAGCAGTACTCTATACAGCCTTCACACTGGGCCTCACTGCCTCctgcaacacacatgcacaaagagTTTAAAGAGTCAAACGTTTATAGtaacttcattttaaagtgcTGGTAGGTCATTTTATACTTAAAGAAAAAGGGGTTTCAAGATTCTAAGAAGGCCTTTTAAAGTTATAATGGAGGTGAACAGGgttacaagaagaaaaactacACAGCACGGACATCTTTGAGTCCTAAGTGACCATTTATtgtaaaagcactttttaaaaaaaacccacaaagtcAGGTCTTGTTATCTGGGAAACTTT
The Scomber scombrus chromosome 24, fScoSco1.1, whole genome shotgun sequence genome window above contains:
- the cyyr1 gene encoding cysteine and tyrosine-rich protein 1: MENPWRRKRRTQAVRWKLLRNSLLLCLFTGGSEAQCEGCIEYCCDGSPPFCCSYYAYVGDVLSGTAISGIVFGVVFLMGAVAALFLCVCMCMKNGRGARVGVFSTSYINTVTQGYPGPPPPYTYDYEMYPPALHPPPYTPTQPRPASYSPPPPYPGCTRK